In the Sorghum bicolor cultivar BTx623 chromosome 4, Sorghum_bicolor_NCBIv3, whole genome shotgun sequence genome, GCCACTCGATCAGAcaatgcctttttttttttctttctttcgaaccAGACAGTGCCGCTTTAAATTGAGCAAAACGGGAACGATTTCTTGTTATTTTCCATTTGCAGATAACCTTTGATCATAAAAGCTACAAATAACATAATGCTGGAAGAGGAGCAGAGGAGAGAGGTATAGTTGGTTGGTACCATGGCCTTAGTTTTGGAGTAGAATGATCCGACGAAGTTGGGCGTGTCCTCCTCCTTGAATCCGAGCCCGGAGCCGAGCGGGTGGCCCTCGTCGTACTCGAAGATGCATCCCGTGGCGTAGTTGATGAGGACGAGCCCGCGGCCCCGGCAGACGTCGGCGAGCGTGAGCGTGCCCACGACGTTGGCGCGGATGGTCTCGGCGCGGTGCGTCTCGCACCAGTCGACGTTGGGGCGGCCCGTGACGCCCGCGGCGTTGAACACGTGCGTGGGCGACGCGGCGTCGATGTCGGCCTCGAGCGACGCGCGGCTCTCGAGCCTGCCGGCGCCGTACGCGAAGGGGATCCCGCGCGCCGCGCAGAGGCCGCCCAGCAGGCCCCCGATCCAGCCCGTGCGCCCGTAGATGAGGAACTTGAGCGCCGGCaccggcgcgggcgcggggtCCGCCGAGCCGTTGGTGGTGGCGGCGCCCATGCCGAGATCCGGGATGAAGGGGCGCGGTGGGGAGTGGCGGAGTGGTGGCGAGGCGGAGCTGAGCTGCGCTGAGCTGGGGGAGGATCAGAGCCAGACGAGACGGGGGGATGCTCTTTTATTGCCGAGGTGAGCTGATGCTGTCAGAGAGTCTCCCTGGTCTGGAGTCTGGAGCGATATGGGCTCACGCGAGGGCGAGGCCCCAACACCGACGGTGACGCCGCAACACAGCCTGGTCCACCGCCACCGTGCGCGATGCGTCGTCGGCTCACTCTGCCCGTGGCCGATCGTGTTTCGCACTCGCATGACTGTAACGGCTGCATCCACCGACAGGGTGCAAATTACAAACTGCTGCTGCGCGACAGCTGAGCTGGAAGCTTTGACAATTGACAGAGAGcaaaatttacaaaaaaaaaataaggaCAGAGAGcaaaatttacaaaaaaaaaaggacagagagcaaaaccacttttacgaaCTTTGCCGATTGCTCAATTATCATTACTAGGAGTAGTACTTTGATTATCGGGTGGAATTTGCGAGGACGCGGTGGGGGTTTGTCCGCTACTTTGATTATCGAGTACTAGTTTACTTCCGAGATCTGCGTTTATCTGTGGAACGGGAGAACCGAGCGTGACCACGTGACCTCGTGCCCGGGAGACGACGGCCGATGAGGCGATGAGCCAGGACCTCAGCGACGCCTGCCCTCTCTGGCGGTTGGGTCCGGCTGATCCGCTGGCCCCGCAGGACAGTGAGGCGTTGGACCGTATcgctgtcaaaaaaaaaagaaatggtttcacaaaaaagaaaagaaatggcCGTTCGTGGGTAGTCGGTCACGTTAACTTACACGGCATGCACTGTGTTTCTGCCATGTTCTTGCGATGTCTCTTCGTATTTTTTTAGGCACGTATATACTCTTGAAGCCCTTGACTGCACTTGGGTCCTGCAGTCCTTGCTGATCTTTTTATGTTATCCGAAGCTTGAATGaaactagttttttttttaaaaaaaaaggcttGAATGAAACTTCCTTAGTGTAGACCTACGGTCAGTTTCATAACTTGATCGAGATCCACAGTTTTTAATAACGTTTCAGCAATTAGATTAGGTTCCGAAGAAATTATCTCATTACAGCTCGTGCTTCATACAATACAACAGAACGTTTGCCAAGAAGGCAAAACCATCACAGATCCACGGACAAGTACTGACTGACTGGGCGTTACCGTCCAAGCGAGAACGCCTTGTTGTCATCTAGTTCTGTAATACTGCAACCCGAGCATTTTGAGATCAGAACAAAAACCTTGGGCTGGTGGCTGGCATCGTCCCAGAAGGCCAGGCAAACCTATCCTGCTTCAGAAAAGACAGGCAAACCAAACCGTGGCGAGAA is a window encoding:
- the LOC8073218 gene encoding bifunctional dTDP-4-dehydrorhamnose 3,5-epimerase/dTDP-4-dehydrorhamnose reductase; this encodes MGAATTNGSADPAPAPVPALKFLIYGRTGWIGGLLGGLCAARGIPFAYGAGRLESRASLEADIDAASPTHVFNAAGVTGRPNVDWCETHRAETIRANVVGTLTLADVCRGRGLVLINYATGCIFEYDEGHPLGSGLGFKEEDTPNFVGSFYSKTKAMVEELLKNYENVCTLRVRMPISSDLSNPRNFITKITRYDKVVNIPNSMTILDELLPISIEMAKRNLTGIWNFTNPGVVSHNEILEMYRDYIDPSFSWKNFNLEEQAKVIVAPRSNNELDQTKLKREFPELLSIKESLIKYVFEPNCKTSKA